A portion of the Leifsonia sp. EB41 genome contains these proteins:
- the pstC gene encoding phosphate ABC transporter permease subunit PstC, whose translation MTAGTAGAIKPKAKVRLGDRVFSTSTVVAGSLILATLAAVALFLIIQSIPALSAGAGELPNNATNFWAWVWPLVFGTIWAALIALIIATPLSIGIALFISHYAPRRVAQTLGYIIDLLAAVPSVVFGLWGIATLSSFVQPFYAWLGQYLGWFPLFAPPISGTGRTILTAAIVLAVMVIPIMTAICREIFLQTPRLHEEAALALGATKWEMVRMAVLPFARSGIISAIMLGLGRALGETLAIAMVLSPALIVKFAVLQAQSPNTIAANIALQFPEATGVGVNALIASGLVLFVVTLLINMLARYIVSRRAAFSGAN comes from the coding sequence ATGACCGCCGGAACCGCAGGAGCCATCAAGCCGAAAGCGAAAGTCCGCCTCGGCGACCGCGTCTTCTCCACCTCGACCGTCGTGGCCGGGTCGCTGATCCTCGCCACCCTCGCCGCCGTCGCGCTCTTCCTCATCATCCAGAGCATCCCTGCTCTGAGCGCCGGAGCCGGCGAGCTCCCCAACAACGCCACCAACTTCTGGGCGTGGGTCTGGCCGCTGGTCTTCGGCACCATCTGGGCCGCCCTCATCGCCCTGATCATCGCAACGCCGCTGTCGATCGGCATCGCCCTCTTCATCTCGCACTATGCGCCCCGCCGGGTCGCGCAGACCCTCGGCTACATCATCGACCTGCTCGCCGCCGTCCCGTCCGTCGTCTTCGGTCTCTGGGGCATCGCGACGCTCTCCTCGTTCGTCCAGCCCTTCTACGCCTGGCTCGGCCAGTACCTCGGCTGGTTCCCGCTCTTCGCGCCGCCGATCTCCGGCACCGGACGCACCATCCTCACCGCCGCGATCGTGCTCGCCGTGATGGTCATCCCGATCATGACGGCGATCTGCCGCGAGATCTTCCTGCAGACCCCGCGCTTGCACGAGGAGGCCGCGCTGGCGCTCGGCGCCACGAAGTGGGAGATGGTCCGCATGGCGGTCCTCCCCTTCGCCCGCAGCGGCATCATCTCCGCGATCATGCTCGGCCTCGGCCGCGCGCTCGGCGAGACGCTGGCGATCGCGATGGTGCTCTCGCCGGCCCTGATCGTCAAGTTCGCCGTGCTGCAGGCGCAGAGCCCCAACACGATCGCCGCGAACATCGCGCTGCAGTTCCCGGAGGCCACCGGCGTCGGCGTCAACGCGCTCATCGCATCCGGCCTCGTGCTGTTCGTCGTGACCCTGCTGATCAACATGCTCGCCCGTTACATCGTCAGCCGCCGTGCGGCCTTCTCTGGAGCGAACTGA
- a CDS encoding L,D-transpeptidase has translation MNRILTAAGAALLTAVALSACAPGTPAATTTPTATRTPEAAGPALPPGLTPSAIAALPAAVYDAVIPGLLAAPAEPRISHASTVAFDTPVYAADFTTAVARIPATDFLGKPTVVVPVATKGAWSMVLTASRQTLPSQAGDGATAPAQTAAWLPTSALGTSVALPHRVVVSVSAQTLTIADADGKAEQTFPVGVGTAETPTPTGTTGYLQARYLDPAQGQAIHRIQLTSLHATAADEPYGGADGGLIGIHYQDVASGAVSHGCVRLGADAIAAVDRLPLGTPITVQD, from the coding sequence ATGAATCGCATCCTCACCGCGGCCGGGGCCGCACTCCTCACCGCCGTCGCCCTGTCCGCGTGCGCTCCCGGCACGCCCGCTGCGACCACCACCCCGACCGCCACCCGGACGCCCGAGGCCGCAGGGCCGGCCCTCCCGCCCGGGCTGACGCCGTCGGCGATCGCCGCCCTCCCGGCCGCGGTGTACGACGCGGTCATCCCCGGCCTCCTCGCCGCCCCGGCGGAGCCCCGGATCAGCCACGCGTCAACGGTCGCGTTCGACACCCCGGTCTACGCTGCGGACTTCACCACCGCCGTCGCGCGCATCCCCGCCACGGACTTCCTCGGCAAGCCGACTGTCGTCGTCCCCGTCGCCACGAAAGGCGCGTGGTCGATGGTGCTCACGGCCAGCCGCCAGACCCTCCCCTCGCAGGCCGGCGACGGCGCGACCGCGCCCGCCCAGACCGCCGCCTGGCTGCCCACGTCGGCGCTCGGAACCTCGGTCGCACTCCCCCACCGCGTCGTCGTCTCCGTGTCGGCGCAGACGCTCACCATCGCCGACGCGGACGGGAAGGCGGAGCAGACATTCCCCGTCGGAGTGGGGACCGCCGAGACCCCGACGCCGACCGGCACGACCGGCTATCTGCAGGCGCGCTACCTTGATCCCGCGCAGGGCCAGGCGATCCACCGCATCCAGCTCACCTCCCTGCACGCGACGGCCGCCGACGAGCCCTACGGCGGAGCGGACGGCGGCCTGATCGGCATCCACTACCAGGACGTGGCGTCCGGAGCCGTCTCCCACGGATGCGTCCGGCTGGGCGCCGACGCGATCGCCGCCGTCGACCGGCTGCCGCTCGGAACGCCGATCACGGTCCAGGACTGA
- the pstS gene encoding phosphate ABC transporter substrate-binding protein PstS, with amino-acid sequence MKLKRLGVPVALLAAAAISLTACASNEGSTPATTTAKPSNLSGTLNGIGSSAQGAAQTVWAAGFQQANPKVTVNYDPQGSGAGRKSFISGAADFAGSDAALNTTELAGTFAGCAAGAKGIDLPVYISPIAIAYNVDGVKDLKLDADTIAGIFSGKITTWDDAKIKSQNSGATLPSAPITVVHRSDDSGTTQNFTDYLAQNAPTVWTAPAAQTFPFQVGDAAKGTSGVADATKNAKNSITYIDESGSAGLSIAQLKVGDNYEKISADGAAKVVAASPIASGRETNDLAIQINRKDTSKGAWPLVLVSYVVACQQYKDAAKADLVKGYVDYIISTDAQKAASDQAGSAPLASDLTSKVSKAVASIK; translated from the coding sequence GTGAAACTGAAGCGTCTTGGCGTTCCCGTGGCACTCCTCGCCGCCGCCGCCATCTCCCTCACCGCCTGTGCGTCGAACGAGGGCAGCACCCCGGCGACCACCACGGCCAAGCCGTCGAACCTCTCCGGCACGCTGAACGGCATCGGTTCGTCCGCTCAGGGCGCCGCGCAGACCGTCTGGGCCGCCGGCTTCCAGCAGGCCAACCCGAAGGTCACCGTCAACTACGACCCGCAGGGCTCCGGCGCCGGCCGCAAGAGCTTCATCTCGGGCGCCGCGGACTTCGCCGGCTCCGACGCCGCGCTCAACACCACCGAGCTCGCCGGCACGTTCGCCGGTTGCGCCGCGGGCGCCAAGGGCATCGACCTCCCGGTCTACATCTCCCCGATCGCAATCGCGTACAACGTGGACGGCGTGAAGGACCTCAAGCTCGACGCCGACACGATCGCCGGCATCTTCTCGGGCAAGATCACCACCTGGGACGACGCCAAGATCAAGTCGCAGAACTCGGGCGCCACGCTCCCGTCCGCGCCGATCACGGTCGTGCACCGCTCCGACGACTCGGGCACCACCCAGAACTTCACCGACTACCTGGCGCAGAACGCACCGACCGTCTGGACCGCTCCCGCGGCGCAGACCTTCCCGTTCCAGGTCGGCGACGCCGCCAAGGGCACCTCGGGTGTCGCGGACGCCACCAAGAACGCGAAGAACTCGATCACGTACATCGACGAGTCCGGCTCGGCCGGCCTCTCGATCGCGCAGCTCAAGGTCGGCGACAACTACGAGAAGATCAGCGCGGACGGTGCGGCCAAGGTCGTCGCCGCCTCCCCGATCGCCTCGGGTCGCGAGACCAACGACCTGGCCATCCAGATCAACCGCAAGGACACCAGCAAGGGTGCCTGGCCGCTGGTCCTGGTCTCCTACGTGGTCGCCTGCCAGCAGTACAAGGACGCCGCCAAGGCGGACCTGGTCAAGGGCTACGTCGACTACATCATCAGCACCGACGCCCAGAAGGCCGCTTCCGACCAGGCCGGCTCGGCCCCGCTCGCGAGCGACCTGACCTCCAAGGTCAGCAAGGCTGTCGCCAGCATCAAGTAA
- the pstB gene encoding phosphate ABC transporter ATP-binding protein PstB, with protein sequence MSKRIEVNDLNVYYSKFLAVEGVSLTIEPRTVTAFIGPSGCGKSTFLRTLNRMHEVIPGAYVDGEVLIDGNNLYGTGVDPVLVRRQVGMVFQRPNPFPTMSIRDNVLAGVKLNNRRMSRSESDDLVEKSLQGANLWNEVKDRLALPGSGLSGGQQQRLCIARAIAVSPDVLLMDEPCSALDPISTLAIEDLIEELKNDYTIVIVTHNMQQASRVSDRTAFFNIAGTGKPGKLIEYNDTNMIFSNPTVQATEDYVSGRFG encoded by the coding sequence GTGTCCAAGCGCATCGAAGTCAACGACCTCAACGTGTACTACAGCAAGTTCCTCGCCGTGGAGGGCGTGTCGCTCACCATCGAGCCGCGCACGGTGACCGCTTTCATCGGCCCGTCCGGCTGCGGCAAGTCGACCTTCCTCCGCACGCTGAACCGCATGCACGAGGTCATCCCCGGCGCGTACGTCGACGGTGAGGTGCTGATCGACGGCAACAACCTGTACGGCACGGGCGTCGACCCGGTGCTCGTGCGCCGCCAGGTGGGCATGGTCTTCCAGCGCCCCAACCCGTTCCCGACGATGAGCATCCGCGACAACGTGCTCGCCGGCGTCAAGCTCAACAACCGCCGGATGTCGAGGAGCGAGTCGGACGACCTGGTGGAGAAGTCGCTGCAGGGCGCCAACCTCTGGAACGAGGTCAAGGACCGCCTCGCCCTCCCCGGCTCCGGACTCTCGGGCGGCCAGCAGCAGCGCCTGTGCATCGCGCGCGCCATCGCGGTCTCCCCCGACGTGCTCCTGATGGACGAGCCGTGCTCGGCTCTCGACCCGATCTCGACGCTCGCGATCGAGGACCTGATCGAGGAGCTCAAGAACGACTACACGATCGTGATCGTCACCCACAACATGCAGCAGGCCTCGCGCGTCTCCGACCGCACCGCGTTCTTCAACATCGCGGGCACCGGCAAGCCGGGCAAGCTCATCGAGTACAACGACACCAACATGATCTTCTCCAACCCGACCGTGCAGGCCACCGAGGACTACGTCTCCGGCCGCTTCGGTTGA
- a CDS encoding DNA-directed RNA polymerase subunit beta gives MPDRYHKPTLFPGGMFEAFLGGDDPAQISKVAHETAQALLARVREDPDPEIVDRLVAYTDEHGIDAIAELWARSNPKSLPGALWRIYLLRLLIRQDAEGTALLYQRGTEVIASIDPVVAGAPTPAGPGEVTELADRILRGVFEGDFAVALDRAAAFCRVTAAGCLSVADDRDALDPERASELTTRALRFTRTAEELTTCARLWRTDSLD, from the coding sequence ATGCCGGACCGCTATCACAAGCCAACGCTGTTTCCCGGGGGGATGTTCGAGGCCTTTCTCGGTGGGGACGATCCCGCGCAGATAAGCAAAGTCGCCCACGAGACCGCCCAGGCGCTGCTCGCGCGCGTCCGTGAGGACCCCGATCCGGAGATCGTGGACCGGCTCGTCGCCTACACCGACGAGCACGGCATCGACGCGATCGCCGAGTTGTGGGCGCGATCCAACCCCAAGAGCCTGCCGGGGGCGCTGTGGCGGATCTACCTGCTGCGGCTGCTGATCCGGCAGGACGCCGAGGGGACCGCGCTGCTGTACCAGCGCGGCACGGAGGTCATCGCCTCCATCGACCCCGTGGTCGCGGGCGCGCCGACGCCGGCCGGGCCCGGGGAGGTGACGGAGCTCGCCGATCGCATCCTGCGCGGGGTGTTCGAGGGCGACTTCGCGGTCGCGCTCGACCGGGCGGCCGCGTTCTGCCGGGTGACGGCGGCGGGATGCCTCTCCGTGGCCGACGACCGGGACGCGCTCGACCCCGAGCGGGCGAGCGAGCTGACCACGCGCGCCCTGCGTTTCACCCGCACGGCCGAGGAGCTGACCACCTGTGCGCGGCTGTGGCGCACCGACTCGCTCGACTGA
- the pstA gene encoding phosphate ABC transporter permease PstA, producing MAATTTATAAPRPLANSYTAGKLPRWTPWVMLVGSWAVLIAVFAMLAASGATKGFNPVGAIFFGTVLFDIAIYTTSLLVEGNRKAKDRLVTSLVATAFIIALLPLISLGWTVVAQGLARFDLTFFSESMRNVIGEGGGALHAIVGTLEITLMAAVISVPIGLLTSIYLVEYGRGILARGITFFVDVMTGIPSIVAGLFAYALFALFFGPAIRNGFMGSVALSVLMIPVVVRSSEEILRIVPNELREASLALGVPKWLTVLKVVLPTSVAGLVTGVMLAIARVIGETAPLLIVAGFTTSMNYDLFNDRMMALPVFVYTQYTQAAGLHAQASIDRAWTGALTLIIIVMLLNLIGRIVAKAFAPKYGR from the coding sequence ATGGCCGCCACCACCACCGCGACCGCGGCGCCCCGCCCGCTCGCCAACTCCTACACCGCGGGCAAGCTCCCGCGTTGGACGCCCTGGGTGATGCTCGTCGGCTCCTGGGCCGTGCTCATCGCCGTGTTCGCGATGCTCGCGGCCAGCGGCGCCACCAAGGGCTTCAACCCCGTCGGGGCGATCTTCTTCGGCACCGTGCTCTTCGACATCGCGATCTACACCACATCGCTGCTGGTCGAAGGCAACCGCAAGGCGAAGGACCGGCTGGTCACCTCGCTCGTCGCGACGGCGTTCATCATCGCGCTGCTGCCGCTGATCTCCCTCGGCTGGACGGTCGTCGCCCAGGGCCTCGCGCGGTTCGACCTCACCTTCTTCTCCGAGTCGATGCGCAACGTCATCGGCGAGGGCGGCGGCGCGCTCCACGCGATCGTCGGCACGCTGGAGATCACGCTCATGGCGGCGGTCATCTCGGTGCCGATCGGCCTCCTCACCTCGATCTACCTGGTGGAGTACGGGCGCGGGATCCTCGCCCGCGGCATCACCTTCTTCGTGGACGTCATGACCGGCATCCCCTCGATCGTCGCCGGTCTGTTCGCCTACGCGCTGTTCGCCCTCTTCTTCGGGCCGGCCATCCGCAACGGCTTCATGGGGTCCGTGGCTCTGTCCGTGCTGATGATCCCGGTCGTCGTTCGTTCGAGCGAGGAGATCCTGCGGATCGTCCCCAACGAGCTGCGGGAGGCCTCCCTCGCCCTGGGCGTGCCGAAGTGGCTGACCGTGCTCAAGGTCGTGCTGCCGACGTCGGTGGCGGGACTCGTCACCGGCGTGATGCTCGCCATCGCCCGCGTGATCGGCGAGACCGCGCCGCTGCTGATCGTGGCCGGCTTCACCACGAGCATGAACTACGACCTCTTCAACGACCGGATGATGGCCCTGCCGGTGTTCGTGTACACCCAGTACACCCAGGCGGCCGGCCTGCACGCGCAGGCCTCCATCGACCGTGCCTGGACCGGTGCGCTCACCCTGATCATCATCGTCATGCTCCTGAACCTCATCGGCCGGATCGTCGCGAAGGCCTTCGCCCCCAAGTACGGCCGCTGA
- the sigK gene encoding ECF RNA polymerase sigma factor SigK — protein MDDAPVVEQLDDLLLRVAQGDQRAFSDLYDHTASRVLGLIRRVLIDAAQSEEVAQEVFLEAWQSARRFDPNKGRALTWLLTMAHRRAIDRIRASQASHDRDTAVGIRDLPTAFDVVAETVEVRVEHERVEVAMKKLSDVQRQAVTLAYFGGLTQSELAAELGIPLGTAKTRLRDAMIRLRDELGVTP, from the coding sequence GTGGACGACGCCCCCGTGGTGGAGCAGCTCGACGACCTGCTCCTGCGTGTCGCGCAGGGCGATCAGCGTGCGTTCTCCGACCTCTACGACCACACCGCCTCCCGTGTGCTCGGCCTCATCCGGCGGGTCCTGATCGACGCCGCGCAGTCCGAGGAGGTCGCCCAGGAGGTCTTCCTGGAGGCGTGGCAATCCGCTCGGCGCTTCGATCCGAATAAGGGCAGAGCGCTCACCTGGCTCCTCACGATGGCGCACAGGAGGGCGATCGACCGCATCCGTGCGTCCCAGGCGTCGCACGACCGTGATACAGCGGTCGGCATCCGAGACCTGCCGACAGCGTTCGATGTGGTGGCGGAGACAGTGGAGGTCCGGGTCGAGCATGAGCGAGTGGAGGTGGCGATGAAGAAGTTGAGCGACGTGCAGCGCCAAGCCGTCACACTCGCCTACTTCGGAGGGCTCACCCAGAGTGAGCTCGCGGCCGAGCTGGGCATCCCACTCGGCACAGCGAAAACCCGATTGCGGGATGCGATGATACGCCTGCGCGACGAACTGGGGGTGACACCATGA
- a CDS encoding type II toxin-antitoxin system Phd/YefM family antitoxin, whose product MAITASEARSDLFGLIERVNLDQTEVEITSKRGSAVLMSKDEYDSLLETTYLLRSPKNARRLIDAIESARAGNVTEHDLTSE is encoded by the coding sequence ATGGCCATCACAGCAAGCGAGGCTCGCAGCGACCTGTTCGGCCTCATCGAACGCGTCAACCTCGACCAGACCGAAGTCGAGATCACGTCAAAGCGCGGTTCGGCCGTGCTGATGTCGAAGGACGAGTACGACTCGCTGCTGGAGACCACCTACCTCCTGCGCTCCCCCAAGAACGCACGACGCCTCATCGACGCGATCGAGAGCGCCCGCGCTGGAAACGTCACCGAGCACGACCTGACCAGTGAGTGA
- a CDS encoding anti-sigma factor domain-containing protein, producing MTDENRDAVDPARLGARLGADDAQEAQDFEDVAAQLALASDPVEPPAALKAALFARIAETPQLAPEEEQAAQSTAAPAPVHAAPSTPALAPATSPTPAEARAARRWFQRPGAILASAAAAVVLFIAGAFVGVSLAGTDSYQQQQSSALAALNAAPDTQRSTAPITGGGTATLVWSAQLGQSAIVATDLPQLAGGKTYELWYIRGGAATPAGTMDSAGHVATWRVLTGTMTPGDTIGMTVEPSGGSKQPTTKPIVAINS from the coding sequence ATGACCGACGAGAACCGCGATGCTGTGGACCCCGCACGCCTCGGCGCCCGCCTCGGTGCGGACGACGCCCAGGAGGCGCAGGACTTCGAGGACGTCGCCGCTCAGCTCGCGCTCGCGTCCGACCCCGTCGAACCGCCCGCAGCGCTGAAGGCCGCGCTGTTCGCTCGGATCGCCGAGACGCCGCAGCTCGCCCCGGAGGAGGAGCAGGCAGCGCAGAGCACGGCAGCGCCGGCTCCGGTGCACGCAGCGCCGAGCACGCCGGCCCTGGCCCCCGCGACAAGCCCCACTCCCGCCGAGGCCCGCGCGGCCCGTCGCTGGTTCCAGCGCCCCGGCGCGATCCTCGCCTCCGCAGCGGCCGCCGTGGTCCTCTTCATCGCCGGCGCCTTCGTCGGCGTCAGCCTCGCCGGAACCGACTCCTACCAGCAGCAGCAGTCCTCCGCGCTGGCCGCCCTGAACGCCGCCCCCGACACGCAGCGCAGCACCGCTCCCATCACCGGCGGCGGCACGGCGACGCTCGTCTGGTCGGCCCAGCTCGGCCAGTCCGCGATCGTCGCCACCGACCTCCCGCAGCTCGCCGGCGGCAAGACCTACGAGCTCTGGTACATCCGCGGCGGCGCCGCGACTCCGGCCGGCACGATGGACTCCGCCGGCCACGTCGCGACCTGGCGCGTCCTCACGGGCACGATGACGCCAGGCGACACGATCGGCATGACCGTCGAGCCCAGCGGAGGCTCGAAGCAGCCGACCACGAAGCCGATCGTCGCCATCAACTCCTGA
- a CDS encoding NUDIX domain-containing protein, giving the protein MSLAVYAAGALCWRVVDEKIVVLVVHRTKYGDVTIPKGKVDPGETLPQTAVREILEETGLDVTLGVPLGVSSYPLTSGREKIVHYWAAEVVDHAIERSTFVPNTEIAAIEWVTLKKARSYLTYERDVEIIDAFEALVRQGVTSTFALIALRHGKAEPRGAWAGSDASRPLTERGVKQAAGAVPSLLAWQPRRIVTSDAVRCVATVAPLAAATGVKPRREPGISQDAYEDGDGDVRTIIGKRVRSRKTAVLCSHGPVLPEILREIALATGTMPGGYLTDAADLETGGFSVVHLSATNPASGIVSIETYAPPVD; this is encoded by the coding sequence GTGAGCCTCGCCGTCTACGCCGCGGGCGCCCTCTGCTGGCGCGTCGTGGACGAGAAGATCGTGGTGCTCGTCGTGCACCGCACCAAGTACGGCGACGTGACGATCCCGAAGGGCAAGGTCGACCCGGGCGAGACGCTTCCGCAGACGGCCGTGCGCGAGATCCTGGAGGAGACCGGGCTCGACGTGACGCTCGGCGTCCCGCTCGGCGTCTCGTCGTACCCGCTGACCTCAGGGCGGGAGAAGATCGTCCACTACTGGGCCGCGGAGGTCGTCGACCACGCGATCGAGCGCTCCACGTTCGTCCCGAACACCGAGATCGCGGCGATCGAGTGGGTCACGCTGAAGAAGGCCCGCAGCTACCTCACCTACGAGCGCGACGTGGAGATCATCGACGCGTTCGAGGCACTGGTGCGCCAGGGCGTCACCTCGACATTCGCGCTCATCGCGCTCCGTCACGGCAAGGCAGAGCCACGCGGCGCGTGGGCCGGCTCCGACGCCTCCCGGCCGCTCACCGAGCGCGGAGTCAAGCAGGCGGCCGGCGCTGTGCCGAGCCTGCTCGCGTGGCAGCCGCGGCGCATCGTCACCAGCGACGCCGTGCGCTGCGTCGCGACGGTCGCCCCGCTCGCCGCCGCGACCGGCGTCAAGCCGCGCCGTGAGCCCGGCATCAGCCAGGACGCCTACGAGGACGGCGACGGCGACGTCCGCACGATCATCGGCAAGCGGGTGCGCTCACGCAAGACCGCGGTGCTCTGCAGCCACGGACCGGTCCTGCCCGAGATCCTGCGCGAGATCGCGCTGGCCACCGGCACGATGCCGGGCGGTTACCTCACCGACGCAGCCGACCTCGAGACCGGCGGGTTCTCGGTCGTGCACCTCTCGGCGACCAACCCGGCGTCGGGCATCGTCTCCATCGAGACGTACGCACCGCCAGTGGACTAA
- a CDS encoding Txe/YoeB family addiction module toxin has translation MSDRKLVWTVGGWEDYLYWQGQDRRTLKRINLLIEDILRDDPFEGVGKPEPLKHALAGAWSRRIDEANRLVYLVDNAYVIVLQARYHY, from the coding sequence GTGAGTGATCGCAAGCTCGTCTGGACCGTCGGCGGCTGGGAGGACTACCTCTACTGGCAGGGTCAAGACCGGCGAACGCTCAAGCGGATCAACCTGCTGATCGAAGACATCCTGCGTGACGATCCGTTCGAGGGCGTCGGAAAGCCGGAGCCGCTCAAACATGCGCTGGCCGGAGCCTGGTCGCGACGAATCGATGAAGCGAATCGACTGGTGTATCTGGTCGACAACGCATACGTGATCGTTCTGCAGGCCCGCTACCACTATTGA
- a CDS encoding RNA degradosome polyphosphate kinase, which yields MDGERTALENGLLDNGLSGSLGSDFDDDFAPFIYEPDPTLPDHRYLDRELSWLAFNQRVLELAEDPLLPVLERANFLAIFASNLDEFFMVRVAGLKRRIATGLAVPTNIGRAPQEVLADISLKAHELQVRHAKAYREQVLPALEEAGITVSSWDELDEADRVQMREVFSQQIFPVLMPLAVDPAHPFPYISGLSLNLSIRVRNSRTGKEQFARLKVPQMLPRFVRIDAREGLGQVRFLRLEDLIANHLGDLFPGMEILDHHVFRVTRNEDVEIDEDETENLIQALERELLRRRFGPPIRLEVTDDMDDVTLGLLVRELDVTEQEVYRLPAPLDLGGLFDISRIDRPDLHYPNHVPTTAPQLMPSEPNAKPDVFAAVARQDILLHHPYESFATSVQAFLEQAAADPHVLAIKQTLYRTSGDSPIVEALIDAAESGKQVLALVEIKARFDEQNNISWARKLEKAGVHVVYGLVGLKTHCKLALVIREEKGVLKHYSHIGTGNYNPKTSRIYEDLGLLTADDQVGKDLTRLFNELSGYAIEKKFKRLLVAPLHLRKGLLKRIDTEAANAAAGKPSGIRIKLNSIVDEAIIDALYRASQAGVPVELWVRGICGLVPGREGLSENIRVRSVLGRYLEHSRVFSFVNDGDPHVYIGSADMMHRNLDRRVEALVRLADPEHLAELGRLFDLAFDERTAAWTLAEDGVWTRHHLDENGAPLTDLQTKLQQQAAHRPRTSRTGSRR from the coding sequence ATGGACGGCGAGCGCACTGCACTGGAGAACGGGCTACTCGACAACGGGCTGAGCGGCAGCCTGGGCAGCGACTTCGACGATGACTTCGCCCCCTTCATCTACGAGCCGGACCCGACACTGCCCGACCACCGCTACCTCGACCGCGAGCTGAGCTGGCTCGCGTTCAACCAGCGGGTGCTCGAACTCGCGGAGGACCCGCTGCTGCCGGTGCTGGAGCGGGCCAACTTCCTCGCGATCTTCGCCAGCAACCTCGACGAGTTCTTCATGGTCCGGGTCGCCGGGCTCAAGCGCCGTATCGCCACCGGGCTGGCCGTTCCCACGAACATCGGCCGCGCGCCGCAGGAGGTCCTGGCCGACATCTCCCTGAAGGCCCACGAATTGCAGGTGCGGCACGCCAAGGCCTACCGGGAGCAGGTGCTGCCCGCCCTGGAGGAGGCCGGCATCACGGTCTCCTCGTGGGATGAGCTGGACGAGGCGGACAGGGTGCAGATGCGCGAGGTGTTCTCGCAGCAGATCTTCCCCGTGCTCATGCCGCTCGCGGTCGATCCCGCGCACCCGTTCCCCTATATCTCCGGCCTGTCGCTGAACCTCTCGATCCGCGTGCGCAACTCGCGCACGGGCAAGGAGCAGTTCGCCCGCCTCAAGGTGCCGCAGATGCTGCCGCGCTTCGTCCGCATCGACGCGCGCGAGGGTCTCGGTCAGGTGCGCTTCCTGCGCCTGGAGGACCTGATCGCCAACCACCTCGGCGACCTCTTCCCCGGCATGGAGATCCTCGACCACCACGTCTTCCGCGTGACGCGCAACGAGGACGTCGAGATCGACGAGGACGAGACCGAGAACCTCATCCAGGCCCTCGAGCGTGAGCTGCTGCGCCGCCGGTTCGGCCCGCCCATCCGGCTCGAGGTCACCGACGACATGGACGACGTGACCCTCGGGCTGCTGGTCCGCGAGCTCGACGTGACCGAGCAGGAGGTCTACCGCCTCCCAGCGCCGCTCGACCTCGGCGGCCTCTTCGACATCTCCCGGATCGACCGGCCCGACCTGCATTACCCCAACCACGTGCCGACCACGGCGCCGCAGCTGATGCCCAGCGAGCCGAACGCGAAGCCGGACGTGTTCGCGGCGGTCGCGCGCCAGGACATCCTGCTGCACCACCCGTACGAGTCGTTCGCGACGAGCGTGCAGGCGTTCCTGGAGCAGGCCGCCGCCGACCCGCACGTCCTCGCCATCAAGCAGACCCTCTACCGCACCTCGGGCGACAGCCCGATCGTGGAGGCCCTCATCGACGCGGCGGAGTCCGGCAAGCAGGTGCTGGCGCTGGTCGAGATCAAGGCGCGCTTCGACGAGCAGAACAACATCTCCTGGGCGCGCAAGCTCGAGAAGGCCGGCGTGCACGTCGTCTACGGCCTCGTCGGGCTCAAGACGCACTGCAAGCTCGCGCTCGTCATCCGCGAGGAGAAGGGCGTCCTCAAGCACTACAGCCACATCGGCACGGGCAACTACAACCCCAAGACCTCCCGGATCTACGAGGACCTCGGCCTGCTGACGGCCGACGACCAGGTGGGCAAGGACCTCACCCGCCTCTTCAACGAGCTGTCCGGCTACGCGATCGAGAAGAAGTTCAAGCGTCTCCTGGTCGCGCCGCTGCACCTCCGCAAGGGTCTGCTCAAGCGCATCGACACCGAGGCGGCCAACGCGGCGGCGGGCAAGCCGTCCGGTATCCGCATCAAGCTCAACTCGATCGTGGACGAGGCGATCATCGACGCGCTCTACCGCGCCAGCCAGGCCGGTGTGCCGGTCGAACTCTGGGTCCGCGGCATCTGCGGCCTCGTCCCGGGGCGCGAAGGGCTCTCCGAGAACATCCGGGTGCGCTCGGTGCTCGGCCGCTACCTGGAGCATTCGCGCGTCTTCTCGTTCGTGAACGACGGCGACCCGCACGTCTACATCGGCAGCGCCGACATGATGCACCGCAACCTCGACCGCCGCGTCGAGGCGCTGGTGCGCCTGGCCGATCCGGAGCACCTCGCCGAGCTCGGCCGCCTGTTCGATCTCGCGTTCGACGAGCGCACGGCGGCATGGACGCTCGCGGAGGACGGCGTCTGGACCCGGCACCACCTGGACGAGAACGGCGCGCCGCTCACCGACCTCCAGACCAAGCTGCAGCAGCAGGCCGCGCACCGTCCGCGTACGTCCCGCACGGGTTCGAGGCGGTGA